The Polyangium mundeleinium genome contains the following window.
GACGGCTTTTCGGCCTGGAAACAAGCTCGGCAGTAGACCTTCTGGCCTTCGGCCGGCTTGAACGGGACCGTTGAAGCGACGCCGCAGGCTGCGCATGTGATCGGGAAACCACGGCCGCGCGGGCCACGCGGGCCGGACGAGGTGCGCGGACCCTGCGCGTGATCCTGGCTGCTGTCTCGTGGGCCCTGGCCTCGCGGAGAGAAGTTGCTGCGGGGGGCGGGCGCGGCGGGGCGGCCGTACGACGGGTACATGGCGAAGTGTGGATCGGGCATCGGGCTCCGGTATTCGTTCACGTCGCCCGTGTATCGGCCGGGGCGCGCGGGAGAGTCGTGCCTTCGACCTTCGCGTCCGCGCGGAGTGCCGCGGCTTGGGCCCTCGCTGCGGCTTGTGCTCTTCGAACGCTTCTCGCGCCAGCAGGGTTTGCAGAGCGTTGGCGGGGACGAAAG
Protein-coding sequences here:
- a CDS encoding CxxC-x17-CxxC domain-containing protein, with the protein product MEQHRDEQINCASCGSSFLFSADDAAARAERGLSSPPTLCKPCWREKRSKSTSRSEGPSRGTPRGREGRRHDSPARPGRYTGDVNEYRSPMPDPHFAMYPSYGRPAAPAPRSNFSPRGQGPRDSSQDHAQGPRTSSGPRGPRGRGFPITCAACGVASTVPFKPAEGQKVYCRACFQAEKPS